GCATCACGTCTATGTGCATCCCGATCGCCCAGGGCATCTTTCGATACCGCATCCGCGTAAAGACCTGGGCACAGGATTGCTCCACAAACTTTTGAAGCAGGCCGGCCTTAAGGAGGGTAACTGCAAATGAGATATCCAATCGTTATCGAATCCGGGGATGAGACCCATGCCTTCGGGGTAGTGGTTCCCGACTTGCCAGGCTGCTTCTCTGCCGG
This sequence is a window from Acidithiobacillus ferridurans. Protein-coding genes within it:
- a CDS encoding type II toxin-antitoxin system HicA family toxin encodes the protein MTSSELIKCLESAGWLHRSTKGSHHVYVHPDRPGHLSIPHPRKDLGTGLLHKLLKQAGLKEGNCK